One window of the Pieris rapae chromosome 11, ilPieRapa1.1, whole genome shotgun sequence genome contains the following:
- the LOC110991568 gene encoding tRNA (guanine-N(7)-)-methyltransferase — protein sequence MALPQKKYYRQRAHSNPMADHCFEYPSKPDEYDWSELYPDINNGFNNKAVEFLDVGCGYGGLLVTLSPMFEKSLILGLEIRVKVSDYVNDRIQALRTQNPEKFQNIAVLRTNAMKYLPNFFHKGQIKKMFFLYPDPHFKKSKHKWRVINKWLLSEYAYVLAEQGIVYTITDVKDLHEWMVKHFEEHELFERISDGELKDDKIVEKLFESTEEGQKVSRNNGEKFLAVFRRVGDKFKITTK from the exons ATGGCTCTtcctcaaaaaaaatattatcgccAACGAGCACACTCTAACCCGATGGCCGATCATTGTTTTGAATA CCCTTCAAAGCCAGACGAATACGATTGGTCAGAGTTATACCCTGATATAAATAACGGTTTTAATAACAAGGCAGTTGAATTTTTAGATGTTGGTTGTGGTTATGGAGGTCTTTTAG TAACCCTTTCTCCAATGTTTGAGAAAAGTCTGATATTAGGTTTAGAAATAAGAGTTAAGGTATCAGATTATGTAAATGACAGAATTCAAGCTCTTAGAACACAAAATCCAGAAAAGTTCCAAAATATTGCTGTCTTACGAACAAATGCTATGAAATATTTACCTAATTTCTTCCATAAGGGGCAG ataaaaaaaatgtttttcctaTACCCAGATCCCCATTTTAAGAAATCAAAACATAAATGGAGGGTCATTAACAAGTGGCTACTTTCAGAATATGCATATGTTCTAGCTGAACAG ggtATTGTGTATACTATAACTGATGTAAAAGATCTACATGAATGGATGGTTAAGCATTTTGAGGAACATGAATTATTTGAAAGAATTTCTGATGGTGAACTG AAAGATGATAAAATTGtagaaaaactttttgaaagtACAGAAGAGGGTCAAAAAGTGTCTAGAAATAATGGAGAAAAATTTCTCGCAGTATTTAGAAGGGTTGgtgataagtttaaaattacaacaaaatga
- the LOC110991567 gene encoding tetratricopeptide repeat protein 37 yields MADVKSLLKEARKLLDEKSYKDAQETCKNILRKDKHNYLALVLLGKSLQDSDQAPLAYQKAIASKPALPLAWQGLANYYERKGDNSSENKLLDIYKEILKLPLEEEKALEIITKLGQLGCKLNDNNALSTILSYIQKSSTEKLGKAAEDELLKLLKNGVRCKDYDIALILSILDKYVSLNSDIQIYYAKVILQKPDFACAVEEVINLEFFSKNVSLREWLCKELCSYYIHENSFKNFDMEKNIKLIIQGIENSKYPGLLKSMLYYEKGLYVEAYKLSVPLINYQIVDEVEATFIIRCTMMLNKWQVAQKLATNFLMKVKEPAFEATLKKFLFLSLYEQQKWKQAMAVGNEISLDALSEKEQAALAKCYIESNEQTQDIVHNLQNTEYFSQLKALSNMKQGKFEEAVALLEQDSSQNPLNLFYLGKCYWALNQYENCLLNLLKSAKMNTEHADTFLYLGHYYNYFKQDFNKAKKCYEKAHSLNNTEEEIIKCLSYVYCKLGLKDLDFELLRANQDSCELWVNFRLGLHYLNKREWENAILQFRNVIKSNKTHVMAFECLADAYYSRGSYTSSLKAYKKVISMDKSRKNHCLTRIGYIHCLLTEYEEAIATFAEVIKVDPCSILALKGLAETWIKVAKKKASFKLYGSAQNSAQYAIDYISKGICIAKQYVCFWNLLASALIFITSLPDTYSYVYLKSAFDEESNISRKDKLEIFPQALACFSRVAKLNNLNCSYDLAVTYLVFYHASQSKTHLQISYKLALACINLKPSSWRNWNLLAKVCVLMKKFNIAQHCFIKALLVTRKWSVAKVWCNLGTLYIKVKLYKLANYCFWRGQSTLPSYPQSWIGQGLIAETIREEEAMDLFRHASRLGYHPESALGYADWVCRTLKNINYPDNRELCYIIDGLYAITYSIDLMEWFLTYEPENACALNIIAILQERIGLLQVALEYYKKSLQFSEEDKQNLIKLNIARLLNRLEKYDEAITTYQSITEASLDSTCGLALALFKKGLFEESYAAYDTALHWLSNNDDEKSELLVAMAGIIYMHKGIDDAKTILFHSIQVSQKKPTPFSLFAICSLGILHSDQSLSKLALGELQKYERDSKFGYDIGFLKSYLIFLNDIDHAIKIISESIHDHPSDAKLWYSMAQYCLQSPNNKSMVASCCAQRAICLFQNSYSEFNISKMLATASVAENLSGNTDKALILAKKGLHLYPCQTEIWAATLFSILQTKYDKSWIFAASNHIRKKLNATRAMTRWLNLLEKKLGK; encoded by the coding sequence aTGGCTGATGTTAAGTCTTTGCTAAAAGAAGCAAGGAAACTTTTAGATGAAAAAAGTTACAAAGATGCTCAGGAGACCTGCAAAAACATTCTTAGAAAAgacaaacataattatttagccCTTGTTTTACTTGGTAAATCATTGCAAGATTCAGATCAGGCTCCATTAGCATATCAAAAAGCAATTGCAAGCAAACCTGCTTTACCACTTGCATGGCAAGGATTAGCAAACTACTATGAAAGAAAAGGTGATAATAGCTctgaaaataaactattagaTATCTATaaggaaattttaaaactccCATTAGAAGAAGAAAAAGCATTAGAAATTATCACAAAACTTGGTCAATTGGgatgtaaattaaatgataataatgcATTATCTACGATTCTGAGTTACATACAGAAGTCATCAACTGAGAAACTTGGGAAAGCTGCTGAAGATGAATTACTTAAGCTTTTGAAAAATGGTGTCCGGTGTAAAGATTATGACATTGCCTTAATTTTAAGTATCCTGgataaatatgtttcattaaattccgatattcaaatttattatgcaaaaGTTATCTTACAAAAACCAGATTTTGCATGTGCAGTAGAAGAAGtcattaatttagaatttttctCTAAAAATGTGAGTCTCAGAGAATGGCTATGTAAAGAGTTGTGTTCCTATTACATTCACGAAAATTCCTTCAAAAACTTTGacatggaaaaaaatattaaattaattattcaaggaattgaaaattctaaatatcCAGGATTATTAAAAAGCATGCTGTATTATGAAAAGGGACTTTATGTAGAAGCTTATAAACTATCAGtccctttaataaattatcaaattgtaGATGAAGTTGAAGctacatttataataagatgTACAATGATGTTGAATAAATGGCAAGTTGCTCAAAAACTTGCtacaaattttttaatgaaagttAAGGAGCCTGCATTTGAggcaactttaaaaaaattcttatttcTATCCCTCTATGAGCAACAAAAATGGAAACAGGCTATGGCTGTGGGAAATGAGATTTCTTTAGATGCTTTGTCTGAAAAGGAACAAGCTGCTTTAGCTAAATGCTATATTGAAAGTAACGAACAAACACAAGATATTGTGCATAACCTTCAAAATACTGAATATTTCTCCCAACTAAAAGCTCTCTCAAATATGAAACAGGGAAAATTTGAAGAAGCTGTTGCTTTATTAGAACAGGATTCATCACAAAATccacttaatttattttatttaggaaaATGCTATTGGGCATTAAATCAATATGAGAATTgcttattgaatttattaaaatctgcaAAGATGAATACAGAACACgctgatacatttttatatttaggtcattattataattatttcaaacaagattttaataagGCTAAAAAGTGCTATGAAAAAGCACACAGTTTAAACAATACTGaggaagaaataataaaatgcctAAGTTATGTGTATTGTAAACTAGGACTTAAGGATTtagattttgaattattaagaGCAAACCAAGATTCATGTGAATTGTGGGTTAATTTTAGACTTGgtcttcattatttaaataaaagagagTGGGAAAATGCTATATTACAATTCAGgaatgttattaaaagtaataaaactcATGTCATGGCATTTGAATGCTTAGCAGATGCCTACTACTCAAGGGGTTCATATACATCATCTTTGAAAGCATATAAAAAAGTGATTTCTATGGATAAAAGTCGAAAAAATCATTGTTTGACTAGAATTGGTTACATTCATTGTTTACTAACAGAGTATGAAGAGGCCATTGCTACATTTGCTGAAGTCATCAAAGTAGACCCTTGTTCAATTTTAGCATTAAAAGGCCTGGCAGAAACATGGATTAAAGTGGCTAAGAAAAAAgcatcttttaaattatatgggTCTGCACAAAATTCTGCTCAGTATGCTATTGATTATATCTCAAAAGGTATTTGTATAGCCaaacaatatgtatgtttttggaATTTGTTGGCAAGtgcattgatttttataacttcACTACCAGACACATATTCATATGTGTATCTAAAAAGTGCATTTGATGAAGAAAGCAATATTTCTAGAAAGGACAAATTAGAGATATTCCCACAAGCTCTTGCCTGCTTCTCTAGGGTTGCTAAACTAAACAACCTGAATTGTTCATATGATTTAGCAGTAACTTATCTTGTATTTTATCATGCATCACAGTCAAAGACGCATTTgcaaatttcatataaattagcTTTAGCATGCATTAACTTAAAACCTTCATCTTGGCGAAATTGGAATTTACTTGCAAAAGTATGTGTTTTAATGAAGAAATTCAATATAGCtcaacattgttttataaaagcaTTATTAGTTACTAGAAAGTGGTCTGTAGCTAAAGTCTGGTGCAATTTAGGAACTTTGTATATCAAggttaaattgtataaattagcCAATTATTGCTTTTGGCGTGGACAATCAACTTTGCCATCATATCCCCAAAGCTGGATAGGTCAAGGATTGATTGCAGAAACTATAAGAGAAGAAGAGGCTATGGATCTATTTCGACATGCATCCAGACTTGGTTACCATCCCGAAAGTGCCCTTGGGTATGCAGACTGGGTTTGTAGaactcttaaaaatattaactaccCAGATAACCGGGAATTGTGTTATATCATAGATGGATTGTATGCTATTACATATAGTATAGATCTTATGGAATGGTTTTTAACCTATGAACCTGAAAATGCTTGCGCCCTAAATATTATTGCCATTTTACAAGAGAGAATTGGACTCCTCCAAGTAGCACTGgagtattacaaaaaatcattGCAATTCAGTGAAGAAGATAAACAGAAccttattaaactaaatattgctAGGCTTTTGAATAGACTTGAAAAATATGATGAGGCAATTACTACTTACCAAAGTATTACAGAAGCAAGTCTGGATTCTACTTGTGGCTTAGCTTtggcattatttaaaaaaggtttgtTTGAAGAGTCCTATGCAGCCTATGATACAGCTTTACATTGGTTAAGTAATAATGATGATGAAAAATCAGAACTTTTAGTTGCAATGGCAGGTATTATTTACATGCACAAAGGAATTGATGATGCCaagacaatattatttcacaGCATTCAAGTTTCACAGAAGAAACCTACTCCATTCAGTCTTTTTGCAATTTGTTCTTTGGGAATATTACATTCTGACCAAAGCCTATCTAAGCTGGCTTTAGGTGAACTGCAAAAATACGAAAGAGATAGTAAATTTGGATATGACATTGGATTCCTAAAGTCCTATCTAATATTCTTGAATGATATAGAtcatgcaataaaaataataagtgaaTCTATCCATGATCATCCAAGTGATGCTAAATTATGGTACTCCATGGCACAATATTGTTTACAATCACCAAACAATAAATCTATGGTTGCTAGTTGCTGTGCTCAGAGAGCAATTTGCTTGTTTCAAAACAGTTATtctgaatttaatataagtaaaatgttGGCAACTGCTAGTGTTGCTGAAAACCTATCTGGGAACACTGATAAGGCTTTAATTTTGGCAAAGAAGGGTTTACATTTATATCCATGCCAAACAGAAATATGGGCAGcaacattattttcaatattacaaacaaaatatgataaaagttGGATCTTTGCTGCATCAAACcacataagaaaaaaattaaatgcaacACGTGCAATGACAAGATGGCTGAATCTACTTGAAAAGAAGTTAGGAAAGTAA